Proteins from a genomic interval of Sphingobacterium sp. SYP-B4668:
- the rpsK gene encoding 30S ribosomal protein S11: MAKTKKATKKRIVVIEAVGQAHINATFNNIIVTLTNNQGQTISWSSAGKMGFRGSKKNTPYAAGQAAQDCGKVAHDLGLRKVEVFVKGPGAGRESAIRTLQTVGIDVTTIKDITPLPHNGCRPPKRRRV, encoded by the coding sequence ATGGCTAAAACTAAAAAAGCTACAAAAAAGCGTATCGTCGTGATCGAGGCCGTTGGTCAAGCTCATATTAACGCAACGTTCAACAATATCATTGTAACTTTAACTAACAATCAGGGGCAAACTATTTCTTGGTCTAGTGCCGGTAAAATGGGCTTCCGTGGTTCTAAAAAGAATACTCCATACGCTGCTGGACAAGCTGCTCAGGATTGTGGAAAAGTTGCTCATGATTTAGGCCTACGTAAAGTAGAGGTTTTTGTTAAAGGACCTGGCGCAGGACGTGAATCTGCAATCAGAACACTACAGACTGTTGGAATCGATGTGACTACTATTAAAGATATCACACCACTTCCTCACAACGGTTGTCGTCCCCCTAAACGCAGAAGAGTATAA
- a CDS encoding DNA-directed RNA polymerase subunit alpha — MAILAFQRPDKVIMQKSTDFDGTFEFRPLEPGFGVTIGNALRRILLSSLEGYAITSIRFSGVSHEFSTIKGVVEDVTEIILNLKQVRFKKTGEQGDNEKIFVVINGQDQFLAGDITKFSSNFTVLNPELVVCNMDSSVTVEVELSVAKGRGYVNAEENKVTDGPVGLIAIDSIFTPIKNVKYTIENYRVEQKTDYEKLLLDITTDGSIHPEDALKEAAKILIQHFMLFSDENMLLESQTKEETKVVDEEILHMRKILKTELVDLDLSVRALNCLKAADIRTLAELVTYDVADMLKFRNFGKKSLSEIQELVKSKGLSFGMNLSKFKLDEE, encoded by the coding sequence ATGGCAATTTTAGCATTTCAAAGACCGGATAAAGTTATCATGCAAAAATCAACTGATTTTGATGGTACGTTCGAATTTCGTCCATTAGAGCCAGGATTTGGTGTGACAATTGGTAATGCTTTGCGCCGTATTTTATTGTCCTCGCTTGAAGGATATGCAATTACGTCGATAAGGTTTTCGGGAGTTTCACATGAGTTTTCTACTATTAAAGGTGTAGTGGAGGATGTAACTGAGATTATCTTGAACTTGAAGCAGGTTCGTTTCAAAAAGACTGGTGAGCAAGGTGATAACGAAAAGATATTTGTAGTAATCAATGGTCAAGATCAATTCTTAGCCGGCGATATCACGAAGTTCTCTAGTAACTTCACTGTACTTAATCCTGAGCTTGTTGTATGCAACATGGATAGCTCAGTGACAGTTGAAGTTGAATTGAGCGTAGCAAAGGGACGTGGATATGTGAATGCTGAGGAGAATAAAGTAACGGATGGACCAGTTGGCCTAATCGCAATCGACTCTATCTTTACTCCGATTAAGAATGTAAAATATACCATTGAGAACTATCGTGTAGAACAAAAGACCGATTACGAAAAATTGTTGTTGGACATTACAACAGATGGTTCTATTCACCCAGAAGACGCATTAAAAGAGGCAGCTAAGATTTTGATTCAACATTTCATGTTGTTCTCGGATGAGAATATGCTGTTAGAATCTCAGACTAAAGAAGAGACTAAAGTTGTGGACGAAGAGATTTTGCATATGCGTAAAATTTTGAAAACAGAATTGGTAGATTTGGATTTGTCTGTTCGTGCATTAAATTGCTTAAAAGCTGCTGATATTCGTACTTTGGCAGAATTGGTTACTTATGATGTAGCTGACATGTTGAAGTTCAGAAACTTTGGTAAGAAATCTTTAAGTGAAATCCAAGAATTGGTCAAATCTAAAGGTTTGTCATTCGGAATGAATTTGTCTAAGTTCAAATTGGACGAAGAATAA
- the rplR gene encoding 50S ribosomal protein L18 has translation MAGQKSTRRARIKKGIRKHLAGSSERPRLSVFRSNKGIYAQIIDDVAGKTLVSASSTSKEFVGSGNKVDQSKAVGKLVAEKAVAAGINKVVFDRNGYLYHGRIKSLAEGAREGGLDF, from the coding sequence ATGGCAGGACAGAAATCAACTCGCAGAGCGAGAATCAAAAAAGGAATAAGAAAGCACCTGGCTGGATCATCTGAGCGTCCACGCTTGTCAGTTTTTAGAAGTAACAAAGGTATCTATGCCCAAATCATTGATGATGTTGCAGGTAAGACATTAGTGTCTGCATCTAGCACATCTAAGGAGTTTGTAGGTTCAGGTAACAAAGTTGATCAGTCTAAAGCTGTCGGTAAATTGGTAGCTGAAAAAGCAGTTGCAGCAGGTATTAATAAAGTAGTTTTTGACCGTAATGGGTACTTATACCATGGCCGTATCAAATCTTTGGCTGAAGGTGCTCGCGAAGGCGGTTTAGACTTTTAA
- the rpsE gene encoding 30S ribosomal protein S5 has product MALSNIKRVKSSEIELKDRLVSIQRVAKVTKGGRTFSFSAIVVVGDENGIVGYGLGKAKEVTEAITKGIDDAKKNLVKVPIIKGTVPHAQRGKYSGGSVLIKPAVHGTGVLAGGAMRAVLESAGITDVLAKSLGSSNPHNVVKATVDALANMRDAYTVAQHRGVDLNKVFNG; this is encoded by the coding sequence ATGGCATTAAGCAATATAAAACGAGTAAAATCAAGCGAGATTGAACTAAAAGATCGCTTAGTAAGTATCCAACGTGTAGCAAAAGTTACTAAAGGTGGTCGTACTTTTAGTTTCTCCGCTATCGTAGTTGTTGGAGATGAGAATGGTATCGTAGGATACGGACTTGGTAAAGCGAAAGAGGTTACTGAAGCTATTACTAAGGGTATCGATGATGCAAAGAAGAACTTGGTAAAGGTTCCCATCATCAAAGGTACTGTACCTCACGCACAACGTGGTAAATATTCAGGAGGTTCAGTATTAATCAAACCAGCAGTTCACGGTACAGGAGTACTAGCCGGTGGTGCAATGCGTGCAGTATTGGAAAGTGCAGGTATCACAGACGTATTGGCAAAATCATTAGGTTCATCTAACCCACATAACGTGGTAAAGGCGACAGTTGATGCTTTGGCTAACATGCGTGATGCTTACACAGTGGCACAGCACCGCGGTGTCGATTTAAACAAAGTATTTAACGGTTAA
- the secY gene encoding preprotein translocase subunit SecY: MKKLITTLTNIWKIEDLRNRILNTLLFLLIYRVGCHIVLPGVNPSALASGQKEGLLGLLDMFAGGSFSRSAIFALGVMPYISASIVVQLLGIAVPYFQKMQKEGESGRKKMNQITRYLTLAITLVQAIAYVKTQIEPGARTIADPMFTILSTFVLTAGTLFVMWLGEKITDKGIGNGISLIIMAGIIAQLPSGITAEWVTRMSPNGGGPIPLLLEFLALFFVVIFTILIVQGVRKIPVQYAKKIVGNKQVGGVRQYIPLKVNAAGVMPIIFAQAIMFVPMSLSQFFPSMQSDFLTSLSNYTSVAYNVTFAILIIAFTFFYTAIMVNPQQMSEDMKKNGGFIPGIKPGYDTNLYIDRVISNITFPGAVFLAIIAILPAIASLFGINNQFAHFYGGTSLLILVGVVLDTLQQIESHLLMRHYDGLMKTGRIKGRSTSATVEGIDQSAI; the protein is encoded by the coding sequence ATGAAGAAACTAATCACAACCTTAACCAATATTTGGAAAATTGAAGATTTACGTAATCGTATCTTAAATACCTTACTTTTTCTTCTTATTTACCGTGTTGGATGTCATATTGTATTACCAGGGGTCAATCCTTCAGCTCTAGCTTCCGGTCAAAAGGAAGGACTTCTAGGTTTGTTGGATATGTTTGCGGGGGGGTCTTTCTCTCGTTCTGCAATCTTTGCACTCGGGGTAATGCCGTATATTTCGGCATCCATTGTTGTTCAGTTACTGGGCATCGCGGTACCTTATTTCCAGAAAATGCAAAAGGAAGGAGAGTCTGGTCGTAAGAAAATGAACCAGATTACTCGTTATCTAACATTGGCTATCACATTAGTTCAAGCTATTGCTTATGTGAAAACACAGATTGAGCCTGGTGCAAGAACTATTGCCGATCCGATGTTTACGATCCTTTCTACATTTGTTTTGACAGCAGGTACTTTATTCGTGATGTGGCTCGGGGAGAAAATTACGGATAAAGGTATCGGTAATGGTATCTCATTGATTATCATGGCAGGTATCATTGCACAATTACCAAGTGGTATTACGGCAGAATGGGTGACTCGTATGAGCCCTAATGGTGGTGGACCTATTCCATTGTTGTTAGAGTTTTTGGCTCTATTCTTTGTTGTGATTTTTACGATTCTAATCGTGCAAGGTGTTCGCAAGATTCCTGTACAATACGCTAAAAAGATTGTCGGTAATAAGCAAGTGGGTGGCGTAAGACAGTATATTCCCTTAAAAGTGAATGCTGCTGGTGTTATGCCTATCATCTTTGCGCAAGCGATTATGTTTGTGCCTATGTCATTGAGCCAGTTTTTTCCAAGTATGCAATCTGACTTCTTGACTTCTTTAAGCAACTATACGTCTGTAGCATATAATGTAACGTTTGCAATATTAATTATTGCCTTTACATTTTTCTATACAGCTATTATGGTTAATCCTCAACAGATGTCTGAGGATATGAAGAAGAATGGTGGATTCATACCAGGTATTAAGCCAGGTTATGACACGAATCTGTATATTGATCGAGTGATTTCAAATATCACTTTTCCAGGTGCAGTATTCTTGGCTATCATCGCTATATTGCCAGCGATTGCAAGTTTATTTGGAATCAACAATCAATTTGCCCACTTCTACGGAGGTACGTCATTGTTGATTTTGGTTGGTGTGGTATTGGATACTTTGCAGCAGATTGAAAGCCATTTATTGATGCGTCACTATGACGGATTGATGAAGACTGGTCGTATCAAAGGACGTTCAACGTCTGCGACGGTTGAGGGTATTGATCAATCAGCAATATAA
- the rpsN gene encoding 30S ribosomal protein S14, with product MAKEGLKAREVKRAKLVAKYADKRAALKAAGDYQALDKLPKNASPVRLHNRCKLTGRPKGYMRQFGISRVTFREMALDGKIPGVKKASW from the coding sequence ATGGCTAAAGAAGGATTAAAGGCACGCGAAGTAAAACGTGCGAAATTGGTAGCAAAATATGCTGATAAACGTGCGGCGCTTAAAGCAGCTGGTGATTATCAAGCATTAGATAAATTGCCAAAGAATGCTTCTCCAGTACGCTTACACAATCGTTGTAAATTGACTGGACGTCCTAAAGGATATATGCGTCAATTCGGTATTTCACGTGTAACATTCCGTGAGATGGCATTGGACGGAAAGATCCCAGGGGTAAAAAAAGCTTCTTGGTAA
- a CDS encoding aspartate aminotransferase family protein → MDLFNVYPINPINIVKALGSTVWDSEGNAYLDLYGGHAVISIGHTHPHYVRRLNDQLQEIGFYSNSVEIPIQKKLASLLGEISGKSANHLFLCNSGAEANENALKLASFYNKRKKIIAFSKSFHGRTSLAVAATDNATIVAPVNETENVVFLPFNDEEALQQVFTSYGEEISSVIIEGIQGVGGIREASVPFLKLIRSLCNQYNSVFIADSVQCGYGRTGLFYAHDYAGIEADIYTMAKGMGNGFPVGAISIAPKFKASFGLLGTTFGGNHLACAAAMAVLEVMKEDNLMRNAEVVGNYLIGELRKMDRIKEVRGRGLMIGIDLPEELSTLKKDLLEKDRIFTGEAKPNVIRLLPALNITTAHADQFLEALDRRLKAI, encoded by the coding sequence ATGGACTTATTTAACGTTTATCCCATCAACCCCATTAATATAGTCAAAGCGCTAGGGTCAACAGTGTGGGATTCAGAAGGGAATGCTTATTTAGATTTGTATGGAGGTCATGCTGTGATTTCCATTGGACATACTCATCCCCATTACGTACGACGATTGAACGACCAGTTGCAGGAAATTGGTTTTTATTCTAATTCTGTTGAGATTCCAATCCAAAAGAAACTTGCAAGTCTGTTAGGCGAAATATCCGGTAAAAGTGCGAATCATCTTTTTCTCTGTAATTCTGGTGCAGAGGCAAACGAGAATGCATTGAAATTGGCTTCTTTCTATAATAAACGCAAAAAGATAATTGCCTTTTCTAAGTCTTTTCACGGTCGTACTTCACTTGCGGTGGCTGCGACAGACAATGCTACTATAGTTGCACCAGTGAATGAGACGGAGAACGTTGTATTTTTACCTTTTAATGATGAGGAGGCTTTACAACAAGTTTTTACGTCATACGGTGAGGAAATTTCTTCGGTGATAATCGAAGGGATTCAAGGTGTTGGTGGAATTCGAGAGGCATCTGTTCCTTTTTTGAAATTGATTAGGTCGCTTTGCAATCAGTATAATAGTGTTTTTATTGCCGACTCGGTGCAGTGTGGATATGGCCGTACGGGCCTTTTCTACGCTCATGATTACGCTGGTATTGAAGCTGATATCTATACGATGGCTAAAGGAATGGGCAATGGTTTTCCAGTTGGCGCGATTAGCATTGCTCCGAAATTTAAGGCTTCTTTTGGTTTGTTGGGGACGACATTTGGTGGGAATCATTTGGCTTGTGCGGCAGCAATGGCTGTGTTAGAAGTAATGAAGGAGGACAATTTGATGAGGAATGCAGAAGTAGTGGGAAATTATCTCATTGGTGAACTTCGAAAAATGGATAGGATAAAGGAGGTACGTGGTCGAGGTTTAATGATTGGGATAGATCTTCCAGAAGAGCTTTCGACTTTGAAGAAGGACCTTTTGGAAAAGGATCGTATTTTTACAGGTGAAGCGAAACCGAATGTAATTCGCTTGCTCCCGGCATTGAATATAACCACTGCACATGCCGATCAGTTTTTGGAGGCATTGGACAGAAGATTAAAAGCTATTTAG
- the rpmJ gene encoding 50S ribosomal protein L36 translates to MKVRASIKKRSADCKIIRRKGKVFVINKKNPKYKQRQG, encoded by the coding sequence ATGAAAGTAAGAGCATCAATAAAAAAACGCAGTGCGGATTGCAAAATCATCCGTCGTAAAGGAAAAGTTTTTGTAATCAACAAAAAGAACCCTAAGTACAAGCAACGTCAAGGGTAA
- the rpsH gene encoding 30S ribosomal protein S8, producing the protein MNTDPIADYLTRVRNAIKANHRVVEIPASNLKKEITKVLFDKGYIANYKFEDAAVQGTIKIALKYNPISKIPAIRTLTRVSKPGLRKYASVETMPRVLNGLGIAILSTSKGVMTDKEARVLNVGGEVLCYVY; encoded by the coding sequence ATGAATACAGATCCAATAGCGGATTACCTTACACGAGTAAGGAATGCCATCAAGGCCAACCACAGGGTTGTTGAAATTCCTGCATCGAACCTTAAAAAAGAGATTACTAAAGTTCTTTTTGATAAAGGTTACATTGCTAATTACAAATTTGAAGACGCTGCCGTCCAAGGTACTATCAAAATCGCTTTGAAGTACAATCCAATTAGCAAAATTCCGGCTATTCGCACATTGACACGTGTGAGTAAACCTGGTTTAAGAAAGTATGCAAGTGTTGAGACTATGCCTCGTGTATTGAACGGCTTGGGAATTGCTATCTTATCTACTTCTAAAGGAGTAATGACAGATAAAGAAGCCCGCGTTTTGAATGTTGGTGGTGAAGTTTTATGTTACGTTTATTAA
- the infA gene encoding translation initiation factor IF-1 yields the protein MAKQASIEQDGIIREALSNAMFRVELENGHEIIAHISGKMRMHYIKILPGDKVKLEMSPYDLTKGRITYRYK from the coding sequence ATGGCTAAACAAGCCTCAATAGAACAAGACGGAATAATTAGAGAGGCACTTTCTAACGCGATGTTTAGGGTGGAGTTGGAGAATGGGCATGAGATTATTGCTCATATCTCGGGTAAAATGCGCATGCATTATATCAAGATCCTTCCTGGAGATAAAGTGAAATTGGAAATGTCTCCTTACGATTTAACTAAAGGACGGATCACTTATCGTTATAAGTAG
- the rplF gene encoding 50S ribosomal protein L6, with protein MSRIGKAPVAIPAGVTVTVSDKNLVTVKGPKGELTQQVDRDITVAQEDGNILVTRPTDQKKHKSLHGLYRSLLNNMVVGVTEGYKTTQELVGVGYRASANGNTLELTLGFSHQIVFVLPQEIKVSTTADKGKNPTITLESIDKQLIGQVAAKIRSFRAPEPYKGKGIKFEGEILRRKAGKSAKK; from the coding sequence ATGTCAAGAATTGGAAAAGCGCCTGTCGCTATACCTGCTGGTGTAACTGTAACAGTATCTGATAAAAACTTAGTTACTGTAAAAGGACCAAAGGGTGAATTAACACAACAAGTTGATCGTGACATTACAGTTGCTCAAGAAGATGGTAACATCTTAGTAACTCGTCCAACAGATCAAAAGAAACACAAATCGTTACACGGATTGTATCGTTCATTATTGAACAATATGGTTGTAGGTGTTACGGAAGGTTACAAAACTACACAGGAGTTAGTCGGTGTGGGTTACCGTGCATCAGCTAACGGTAATACATTAGAGTTAACTTTAGGTTTCTCTCACCAGATTGTTTTTGTATTGCCACAGGAAATTAAAGTATCAACTACTGCTGATAAAGGTAAAAACCCTACTATCACATTAGAATCTATCGACAAGCAATTGATCGGTCAAGTAGCGGCTAAAATCCGTAGCTTCCGTGCACCAGAGCCTTACAAAGGAAAAGGTATCAAGTTTGAAGGTGAAATTTTAAGAAGAAAAGCAGGTAAATCAGCTAAAAAATAA
- the rpsD gene encoding 30S ribosomal protein S4, translated as MARYTGPKSKIARKFREPIFGPDKALEKKNYPPGQHGPSKRRGKQSEYAIQLLEKQKAKYTYGVLERQFSNLFVKAAAKHGITGENFLKLLEARLDNTVYRLGIATTRSAARQLVSHKHITVNGEVVNIPSYSLRPGDVIAVRERSQALEAVTTSIEGRKINKFAWLEWNANEFKGTFLTYPERTDIPENIKENLIVELYSK; from the coding sequence ATGGCTAGATATACAGGACCTAAGTCCAAAATTGCCCGTAAATTTAGAGAGCCGATCTTCGGCCCTGATAAAGCGTTAGAAAAGAAAAACTATCCTCCTGGACAACATGGTCCTTCAAAACGCAGAGGAAAACAATCTGAATATGCTATTCAGTTGTTAGAAAAACAAAAAGCTAAATACACTTACGGTGTATTAGAGCGTCAGTTTTCTAATTTATTTGTGAAAGCTGCTGCTAAGCATGGTATTACAGGTGAGAACTTCTTGAAATTGTTAGAGGCTCGCTTGGATAATACAGTATACCGCTTAGGTATCGCAACGACTCGTTCCGCTGCTCGTCAGTTGGTATCTCACAAGCACATCACTGTAAATGGTGAGGTTGTTAATATTCCTTCATATAGCTTACGTCCAGGTGATGTAATCGCTGTTCGTGAACGTTCACAAGCTCTAGAAGCTGTTACTACTTCGATTGAAGGAAGAAAAATCAACAAATTTGCTTGGTTAGAGTGGAATGCAAATGAATTCAAAGGTACTTTCTTGACTTATCCAGAAAGAACTGACATTCCAGAGAACATCAAAGAGAACTTAATTGTAGAGTTATACTCTAAATAA
- the rpmD gene encoding 50S ribosomal protein L30, with amino-acid sequence MAKIKITQIKSVIDRSERQKKTIEALGLKRINHSVEVEATPSIIGMVRKVNHLVAIEAI; translated from the coding sequence ATGGCAAAAATCAAAATCACCCAGATAAAGAGCGTTATCGACAGAAGCGAGCGCCAAAAGAAAACTATTGAGGCATTAGGATTGAAACGAATCAATCACTCTGTAGAAGTAGAAGCTACACCTTCCATCATTGGAATGGTTCGCAAAGTGAACCACTTAGTAGCTATCGAAGCAATTTAA
- the rplQ gene encoding 50S ribosomal protein L17, giving the protein MRHGKKVNHLGRTDSHRKAMLANMATSLIKHKRITTTLAKAKALRTYVEPLITKSKNDTTHSRRTVFSYLKDKDAVTILFREVSEKVANRPGGYTRIIKMENRLGDNAEMAFIELVDYNEVYGAKAAEAEKKTTRRRGGKKKAETAEVVAAEETVVVEEAAKEESKAEEVETPNAEADADKKAE; this is encoded by the coding sequence ATGAGACACGGAAAAAAAGTAAATCACTTAGGCCGCACAGACAGCCATCGTAAAGCAATGCTTGCAAACATGGCTACGTCCTTGATTAAACACAAGCGTATTACTACTACATTGGCAAAAGCAAAAGCTTTGCGTACATATGTAGAGCCTTTGATTACGAAATCTAAAAACGATACGACTCATTCTCGTCGTACAGTTTTCTCTTATTTGAAAGACAAAGACGCCGTTACTATCTTATTCCGTGAGGTATCTGAGAAAGTAGCAAATCGTCCAGGCGGTTATACGCGTATCATTAAAATGGAAAACCGTTTAGGTGATAATGCTGAAATGGCATTTATCGAGTTGGTTGACTACAACGAAGTGTACGGTGCTAAAGCTGCTGAAGCTGAGAAGAAAACTACTCGTCGTCGTGGCGGAAAGAAAAAAGCTGAAACTGCTGAAGTAGTTGCTGCTGAGGAAACAGTAGTAGTTGAAGAGGCTGCAAAAGAAGAAAGCAAGGCAGAAGAGGTAGAAACACCTAATGCAGAAGCTGACGCTGATAAAAAAGCGGAGTAA
- the rplO gene encoding 50S ribosomal protein L15, whose product MNLSNLKPAKGSIKSSKRIGRGTGSGRGGTSTRGHKGAGSRSGHSTKIGFEGGQMPLQRRVPKFGFKNLNRVEYNGVNLDALQALVEKFNLTTVDLEALVAHGLVSKNDKVKILGRGELNAKVEVKAHGFSATAQKAIEAAGGSIVKL is encoded by the coding sequence ATGAACTTAAGTAATTTAAAACCAGCAAAAGGTTCCATTAAGAGTAGCAAACGTATCGGTCGTGGTACAGGTTCTGGCCGTGGTGGTACATCCACACGTGGTCACAAAGGAGCTGGCTCACGTTCTGGACACAGTACAAAGATCGGTTTCGAAGGAGGTCAGATGCCTTTGCAACGTCGTGTGCCTAAATTTGGTTTCAAGAATTTGAATCGTGTAGAGTATAATGGTGTTAACCTTGACGCTCTTCAAGCTTTAGTCGAGAAATTCAATTTGACAACTGTTGACTTGGAAGCTTTGGTAGCTCACGGTCTCGTATCTAAAAATGATAAAGTTAAAATTTTAGGTCGTGGCGAGTTAAATGCCAAAGTTGAAGTTAAAGCACACGGTTTCTCCGCTACTGCTCAAAAAGCCATTGAAGCAGCTGGCGGTTCTATCGTTAAACTTTAA
- the map gene encoding type I methionyl aminopeptidase → MSKVYYKSEDDIEQIRKSADVLSLLLGEVAKVIKPGITTLSLDKLAYDFIHDNGGTPAFLNYHGFPFSLCISVNDQIVHGFPSDYVIKDGDLVSVDGGVNLNGFISDSAYTFGVGEVSAEAQQLLDVTKESLNRGVAQAVAGKRVGDISSAIQECVAPYNYGIVKELVGHGVGYHLHEKPEVPNYGKRGVGPKLEAGLVICIEPMINAGKAGVRFWDDGWTVSTVDGKLSAHFEQMVAIQKGQPDVLLTFEHVEKVLGKK, encoded by the coding sequence ATGTCTAAAGTATACTATAAATCGGAGGATGACATAGAGCAAATAAGGAAGTCCGCAGATGTACTTTCTTTATTGCTTGGTGAAGTGGCAAAGGTTATAAAACCTGGAATCACTACCCTATCTCTTGATAAATTAGCTTACGATTTTATCCATGATAATGGTGGAACGCCCGCGTTCTTAAATTATCATGGATTTCCATTCTCGCTTTGTATTTCTGTGAATGATCAAATTGTTCATGGTTTCCCTAGCGATTATGTCATTAAAGATGGCGACTTGGTTTCTGTAGATGGTGGGGTCAACCTTAATGGTTTCATCAGTGATTCTGCTTATACCTTTGGTGTAGGCGAGGTTTCAGCAGAGGCACAGCAACTATTGGATGTGACCAAGGAATCACTAAATCGTGGTGTTGCACAGGCAGTTGCCGGTAAACGTGTTGGGGATATTTCTTCTGCTATTCAGGAGTGTGTAGCGCCTTATAACTATGGGATTGTGAAGGAATTGGTTGGACATGGGGTGGGATACCACTTACATGAAAAGCCTGAAGTTCCAAACTATGGTAAACGGGGAGTTGGACCGAAATTGGAAGCGGGATTAGTGATTTGTATCGAACCCATGATTAATGCTGGCAAGGCAGGAGTTAGATTTTGGGATGATGGATGGACGGTAAGTACAGTAGATGGAAAACTTTCCGCTCACTTTGAACAAATGGTCGCAATTCAGAAAGGACAACCTGATGTATTGCTTACTTTTGAACATGTAGAGAAAGTTTTGGGTAAAAAATAA
- the rpsM gene encoding 30S ribosomal protein S13, whose protein sequence is MARIAGIDLPKNKRGVIGLTYIFGIGRQTAAYILDKSGISHDVKVQEWNDEQLTAIRTIINDELKVEGALRSEVQLNIKRLMDIGCYRGLRHRKHLPVRGQRTKNNTRTRKGKRKTVANKKKATK, encoded by the coding sequence ATGGCAAGGATAGCAGGTATAGATTTACCTAAAAACAAAAGAGGTGTGATCGGCCTTACTTATATTTTTGGTATTGGTCGTCAAACAGCGGCTTATATCTTGGATAAGTCAGGAATCAGTCATGACGTTAAGGTTCAAGAGTGGAACGATGAGCAATTGACAGCAATTCGTACTATTATCAACGACGAGTTGAAAGTAGAAGGTGCTTTACGTTCAGAGGTTCAATTGAACATCAAACGTTTAATGGATATCGGTTGTTACCGTGGTTTACGTCACCGTAAACATTTACCGGTTCGTGGTCAACGTACTAAAAACAACACCCGTACTCGTAAAGGAAAACGTAAAACAGTTGCAAACAAGAAAAAGGCTACTAAATAA